The uncultured Mailhella sp. genome segment CGTCATCCCCGACTTCAACGACGATGACGAAACCGCCCGTTCCATAGGCCGCCTGCTCAAGGGCTACGCCAATGTTTCCTATGAAGCGCTGCCCTACCATCGCCTGGGAACGCAGAAATACATGTTCCTGGGAAGAGAGTACCCCATGGGCGAAGTTTCCCTGCCCGCCGGCGTCGCCGCGCGCGTTCAGGCCATCGTGGACGAGGAACGAGGCGCTAAGTAGCTCCTTTTTATGCATGATCCTTCAACCAGGGAGGACTGGTGATGAAGATTATCGACTTTCGTTTTCGGCCTCACACCGAGGCCATTCTGAACGGCATCAAGAACAGCACCATGTTCAAGGCCAGCTGCGAAGCCAGCGGCTTCGACAAGTGGAAGCCGCAGACTCTCGACGAGATCGTGGCGGACCTCAAGGCCCGCGGAGTGACGCGCTGCGTCATTACCGGCCGCGACTGCCAGACCACCTACGGCTTCCCCGACAACAACGGCAGCGTGCTGGAATTCTGCCGCGCCTATCCCGACATGTTCCTCGGCTTCTGGGGCATTGATCCGCACAAGGGCATGGGAGCCGTGCGCGAAGTGGAAAAGGTGGTGAAGGAATACGGCATGAAGGGCATCGCCACCGATCCCTATCTTGCTCACATCAGCCCCTGCGAAGCCCGCTACTATCCCATTTACGCCAAGTGCTGCGAACTGAACGTGCCGGTGTTCATCACCATGGCTCCGCCGCCTCAGGTTCCCGGCGCGGTGATGACCTACACCGATCCGCGTGACGTGGACGTGGTGGCCCGCGACTTCCCCGAGCTCAAGATAGTCATGAGCCACGGCGGTTATCC includes the following:
- a CDS encoding amidohydrolase family protein; the encoded protein is MKIIDFRFRPHTEAILNGIKNSTMFKASCEASGFDKWKPQTLDEIVADLKARGVTRCVITGRDCQTTYGFPDNNGSVLEFCRAYPDMFLGFWGIDPHKGMGAVREVEKVVKEYGMKGIATDPYLAHISPCEARYYPIYAKCCELNVPVFITMAPPPQVPGAVMTYTDPRDVDVVARDFPELKIVMSHGGYPYVHEAIYACYRNKNVYMDISEYEVAPMCETYISAMKSMIADKVVFASAHPFVEQGECLANYAAMDLPEDVREKIMYKNACKVLEIPED